The nucleotide sequence ACCTGAATGTTGGCATGGCTTATCCAGAGAGCGAGTCGATCCGGATCCTATTACAGAGTAGACAGTACAACCATTAGCTGGAGTCCCTCAGGTAATCAAGACAGCAGAGATCTTTCTGAGCGTGTGCAATTGGAAGATTTCTTTTACTAAGCTCCAGTGgactaatacagtatataaagcgTGCCCCACAACTGTTGCTGAATATTTGCTGGTTAAGTGAGATTGGAAACCCATCATCTCCCTCACCGTGCTGACAGAAAATCACACTTCAAGACATACCTTAACACCCACTTCACCCTGAGGGTGGTCTCTCGATCTAAAACTCCTGTTTTACTCAATTGCTAAAAGAGCACTTAGAATCCCAATGCCACTTTTAAAGGAGGTTGCTGCAAAGCAATCTCCTGATCAACCCAAGCAAACTCTACAATCTTGCTGGCTCCTACCAGATTTTAATGTGTGATCTTTCCATGGCCTGTAAGGTCTATCAGCACTCCTTCCTCTGACACTGCCCAGATCCTGCCATTGTTCATGGCAATCATCAGTCATTCCTTAGCCCTCTGGCAGTACATTACTGGCACCCCTTGGGGGCTACCATGCATGCACCAGGTCTAAGCATTGAGGATACTGATGCGCATATCTCTTTTATACGGGAAGACAAGGTCCCTTATGGGGCCATAATTGAAATCATAAGCTCATCACTTTAGAAAAATCAATCATGTGAAACTAATTCTTCCCTGCAGTTCGTCTGAGGTCACTGGGACTCCAAGAACTCTGAATCTATGTAGTTTCCAAACACATTCCTGGAGGATGATCTCCTTCTGGGACAGACTCCTCCATCTCCACCAGACACAGATAATTTAGAGGTTCTGACCTCTCAcagtctccacacacacacacacacacacacacacacacacacacacacaaacacacacacacacacacacacacacatatatatatatatatatatatatatatatatatatatatatatatatatatatatacttttctccatcaccgtgattcatatacaatcagtaagctgcaaaccgtcctttaatatcaatttgctctacgcctcgaaataatatattttcatatatgttaccagcggaattttagttgataataagttcgtcgtctcgtgggctcgaaccagcgagacaagaactcaggactacattgGATGCAGCTGGGTTAGCGTCCACTGTGGTCACGGTTCACGTCGGCCGCTAGTTTCGAAGCCAGCTGTTTTGAGCATTATTAACTCACTTCCTTGATGGCACATGTAATagtatattatttcgaggtaaacaattgaatattgaAACGTTTCTACTTCtgttctctctatatatatatatatatatatatatatatatatatatatatatatatatatatatattgctatatatatatatatatatatatatatatatatatatatatatatatatatatatatacatatatatatatatatatatatatatatatatataaatatatatatatatatatatatatatatatatatatatatatatatatatatatatatatatatatatatatatatatatatatatatatatatatatatatatatatatatatatatatatatatatatatatatatatatatatatatatatatatatacctatatatatatcgataattcAGGAACACAACAGCagtgtaatgggaaaaatattcctttaattattagtgatttatttatgaattgattcatcatcctcctctaatatctttacactactgttgtaagagtggtttggactgtaaaatgttttcatttgttttggacATCGAATGCATATAGCAATTAGCCAAGCCCagtccatgtttttattttttctttcctctgagtATGGGAGGCGCTGTCagaatctttcgtctgcatattggtaacacaAAAGAAACGTGTAGGGACAGGCtctgttggtgtgaaaaggatGTCAACTGGTACACCCTTCATTTTGCTTCaattgcaaattattatttagtTACAGTATTATCTATCATACAAGGTcagcttttaaagtcataatatttCCGTTAGTTCATCAGATTTGAATGAATCACTATCATGAAAGAGCAGTAGCAGACGAGATTTAAGTGCAGCGTTGTTGCATGCCCAGTCAGCGTTTACGCATAACATGGAAAATCTTACTTGAATAGTGAAATATTCATCACATTCATTAGTTATCATGAAATTTTGCTTTATTGATTTGAACTGTAACTTGGCAATTGATAAGGTTGTAAAACGTTAAAagacagttataagtgttttgCTAGTATAAGGTTTTGTAAGTGCCAGTGCCAAAGGGTACCACAAAATGGCCAAATCAAACAGGCCTCTTAGGTTTACCCTACCTCCCTCATGGAAGTTTCTGCTGATCACGATCTTAGACTAGGCTATACACAGAAATTTGAGAAGGCCTACCTAGACTAATCTTTTGTTTGAACTGAGGAATTATGACTATATTTGTTATAAatagcttgaatatatatatatatatatatatatatatatatatacctatatatatatatatatatatactctctatatattaAAAGTTCATGAATTTAATTACACGGACTTAGCCTATACCctcattaaactaacctaacGTGGCTATTAACCTAATAGTAAAATCAATATACAAGCTTTGTAGGCTATCATACGATTTCTGAAGGGCCTGGCCTGCTGTAGACTATATCCGATTGAAAGGCACCTTAGCCTAGTTTTACCTCGTTTTTAGTTGAagtgtttctcagaaatctttcaggtagCCTTATCCAGTGACATATGTGTGCaaacatttagtactgtgtgGAGTAAATTATCAGATGAGTTACAcctgtaaattaattgattcaGGGCTGCTCCACGTTTAATACTCTATCCTATTGTGAAGAAAGCAATTTCCCATAGtatatagttgatatatttttttttgaggtctctcaatataaagagttaatgttgttgttttgaaatacTCACGTGTATTGTTTTCTTGAGTGTGTCTGAAATAAAAGGGAATGTTCCAGGGACCTAGTCCAGGAGTCCTGAAAGAGTATCTCAGTTGGATTTAGTCCAGGAGTTCAGGAACTATGTAAATTGGCAAGTCCAGGAGACTAGGCCTggagaaatttggcatgatgtaatgagtaaaTAAGAAACTAGGtaggattttcttcaataccatcgtGCCTTACCACTAAAATGGAAAGCAACGCTGTTGCCTCACAGTgagaagacatcacctggcctcattgATAATAGACCCATACACACAAGGATTATCGTATACAATAGCAAGTGGGACAGAGCCCTACCTCATTCCAGGCAGCGGCCGGCAATCAATGGTCTTCCTACCCACCAATGTCCTTTACTGACATTGAGCTACATTCTCAAACCCCCTGTCTCCAAATAGAGACTGACAACAATGCATCTGTACAGTAAAGCCTTGTATTCTCTTgtatcttaatgtcttggtggaAAATTCCCCCGTGACAGCAATGTTATGTAGCATTACAAATTGTAATATAGAACTGTCAGCGGAAATACCATTAAACGTTATAGACATTAATATACAACCATTTTGACTTTTGCTGTGACCTGCAGTGACCCAGGTGTTTTGTTTCCCTCATAGTTTCTGTGACATTAGAAGCTTCTGGAGAGCCATTTGATTTTTGCACGTGATCTGcaagtttcaattcatttttgATTGCTTGATAGTTTCTGTGACAGTAGCTTGCCAAGGAGAATTCTCTTCACCCGAAGTAAGGCAATAGAAGTTTGCAGACATTAAAGCACGTGCATGTTGCCTCAACAGTTCAGCCTTCTAGTAGAAGGAAGGGAGGCAGTTAGTTGGTGGGAGGTTCCGTAACAGGTGTATGTACAGAACTTCAGTGACTATGCCATTCTATGAGACTGAGCTGAAAATGGCCTCGTTGATATTAGAATTGGAGAATTCCTTCCAGAAGTAAAACAGATATTCTGTCCGAATTTAGTCTGTGTTGCAGGAAACTGTAttagaacattttcttttctcccGTCTCAACAGTGActagaaagtttttcttttgactCAGCTTCGGTAACTACAGAAAACGGATCTCTTCGGATCTctcgttgtttttttttgtctgtctgtgacagggctatgggtttgaaacctatcctgtTATGTAAGTTGGTTCAAACTATGACCACGTGCCAAATTCTGGATGCCCAAAGACTAAGTGAGAATTTTAAGTCCTAGTTGGAGGActtaaaataattacagtaatagcTACTACCCAAGGAACAGGTGGAAATAAGACACGAAATAATTGTAGAAGGGGAAAcatattttattcagaaacaagatttttaaaaacacttcgtCTTTACGAAGATAGCTGACATCTGAGCATGAATAAGGTGAGCTCATGAGATAACTACACAACAAGCAAATTTGTTCCTGTTTATGTGAAAGACCACAGTATAACAGGATCAAGTCAAGATTAGTGAACACAACCTTGGCAAAAACAGCggagcaataaatatatatatatatatatatatatatatatatatatatatactatatatatatatatatatgaatgtgtgtgtgtgtgtgtgtgtgtgtgtgtggttgtgtgtgtagaGACTGTGAGTGAACCTCCTAGATTATCTTGTGTTCAGTGGAGATGAGGAGTCTGTCCCAGAAGGAGATCATATCCTCCAGGAATGTGTTGGAAACTACAAGAGGATGGAATCAGAGTTCTTGAGTCCTAGTGACCCTCAAGACGAACTGCAGGAAGAATTAGTTTCACATGATTGATTTTCTAAAGTGATGAGTTATGATTCTCAATTATGGCCCCATAAGGGATGTAATACCCGTATAAAGAGATATGCGCACCAGCATCCTCGAATGCTAAGACCTGGCATGCATGGTAGCGTCCTCAGGGGGTACCATAAATAATGTACCTTTAACGGAGGGCTAAGGAATGAATTGATGATTGCCAGAACAATGGCAGGATCTTGGGCAGTGCCTTCAGTGGAAGGAGTGCCGATAGACCTTACAGGCCATGGAAAAGATCACATTAAAATCTTGGTAGGAGCCAGTGAAGATTGTAGAGTTTGCTTGGGTTGATCAGGAGATTGCTTTGCAGCAACCCTCCTTTAAAGTGGCATTGGGATTCTAAGTGCTCTTTCTTTTAGCAATGAGTGCAAACAGGAGTTTTAGATCGGAGACCAATTCTCAGGGTGGAGTGGTGTTAAGGTATGTCTTGGAAGTGTGATTTTCTTGCCTAAGgtactgtgatgatgatgatgggtttCCCAATCATCAGCTAACCAACAACATTCAGCGACGGTTGTAAGGCATTTCTCGTCTATGTATGTGGCTAGTCCACTTGGAGCGTAGTAAAAGAAATCTTCCAATTGCACACGCTCAGAAAGATCCTCAAGCGTCTTGACACTGAGGGACTCCAGCTAATGGTTGTATTGTCTACTCTTGTAATAGATCCGGATCGACTCGCTTCCTTGGATAAGCCATGCCAACATTCAGGTGTTATCCTCATATGCCTTGTTGATAGCCCTTCTGACTACTTCCAAAGTCCCTTGCCTGTGGCTGTCAAAGCACGAAGCGCGACTAAGCCGCCCCTTACCTCTTATGCTTGTTTAGGACTGAGGATATCGTCATGAAGGTGCAAAACTTTCAAAGACCTAATATGATCAACCAGAGTGTAGGTTCATTGCCTGACCACTTCTGGATGAGAGTGCTCATGATGGTTAGTGTGGACTGAGGGGTAGCTGGAGAAAGGTGCTCAGCCTTATGCCTGGTGAGTGCCATGGTATTCTCATGGCGAGTCTGCTGAAGGTTTAACTCATGGTTGCATTGCTCTTCTCTTGCCTGTCCTTCTGCTTCAGTGAGAACTGTTTTCTCCCAAGCCAAGGCTAGCTCGAATTGGCATTGTTCATCTCTTGTCTGTTTTTCTGCTTCAACAAGAGCTGTTTTCTCCTGAGCCAAGGCTAGCTCGAATTGGCattgcttctcctccttttcctctttctcctttttctccttctcctacttTTCCTCTCCTTTTGACTGGCTACTGGGCATCGACCCAGTTGTTCAAAATTCCACCCGGAGACTTTTATCCCTCTCTCAATCTTTGGGAAGGTTCAGTAGTCATCAGTAGACATAGACATGGTGCTGCAGAGGGTATACCATTAGAGTACTGAACTGTACAGCAATTGAGTAACAACAATGGTGAGTATTAAACCGATAACAGATACTAAGTAAGTTAGTTGTTCCATAGAACAGATGTGGCACTGCAAAATGGGAACCAAGATGGAGCTAAAGGATGTGAGTCTGTGCAGAGACTTTCAAAGGAAAGAAGTAGGAAAGTTGGCCAAGACAGGTCCTCAGTTCGCGAAGTTGGGGAATACGTAAGGTGTGGTATAGGAAGAGGGGATGAAAGCTGTTTTGCTGGTCCACGAAAGATGTAGGTTTGTTAAAAAAGCAGCTTATGGCACTGGGCTGGATGCTTGTTGATGGCTGTGGTGATGGCACTGGAGGCCGGGTAGTGGGAGTGCCAATTAGTGGCACTTCCTCACAATTAAGAATGGTAAGTTATATACACACGAGTGGTTGTCGTCAGATGCAGAGGGTAGCACTTTTGGGTGCATGGGTGTGTAAAGAACAGGATTTGGCGTGGGGTCCCTATGGATGTTAGTTTTGTTGTTTGCGAAGAACAGGTGGTTGTCCTGAAGAAAGGACTTGGGGTTTGTTCACGAAAAACAGGTTTGGGGTGATCAGTGTGAGATTAGGTTTGTTCCCAAGAACAGGACAGTAGGGTCCTAGAAGAACATGAGGTGCTGTTCAAAGAGCGTCATGGACTTGCACACGGATGAAACTGGCTACTGTACAAGTTTGTAAGTGCAAAGTTGTGTTCAAGGAATACCCGGGGTAACATGCACAAGGGCTGCTTTGATGTCAGTGCAAAGTTAGCGTCCAGTAATAACACGTACCACTTTGATAGAGCGAAGGCATGCAAGTGGCAAAATGTTATGGATCACAGCAATGCCAGATAAATGCTCaaactgaaaaattcaaaagCACATAAGTGCAATTATTAGGTTTGCAAGGCACAGATTGTGCGAATTGTTCACGAGGAACGATTTGGTTAAGCTTACATGAGGCGATCAGTTCAAACCAAAGTGAGCTTACTGCAATTAATTTCTCACAAGTATCTGACGATAGCACATACGTGaggtatataaacaaaatttgtttaaCTTGCTCATGGTTACAGAGGCAACTTTTTAACAACGGTGAGGACCAATGTATGGTAAAATCATAACACCGACAGTGCGAAGCAGGCAAATGAACGGTGTGgaacacacaataataaaaccattgcacaataatgtggaataaaagtaaaaataaaaccaatgcacaataatgtggaataaaagtaaaaataaaatcagcgcAATAAACTCGAAATGGTAATAACACGGATTACGAACCGTCAGGtttgttccagaaaaaaaaaaaaaacactgtgacAAAATATGCAGGTGACGAGTGAGTTCAATAGCTAGTTATGTACGTGCAAACATTCGGACTTGTTCCGAGAAATGAGTTAAATACTTGGCTCTTGATATTCACTAAATCGAGAAGGAGACTGTAGAAACACGGCCAAACAAAAGCTTATATGTACACAGACAGAAGTACAATATGAATCTCCTTTATAGTGCAGTAGATATGGCATAAAAACCTTCAACACATGTATGAAgcatgaaattttacttttagaCCTCTCCAGACTACTATTTATCATACTGGATATAGACCCATCTTCAAAATGCTACATAGCAGAAATGGCAGCCATCTTGTTCCGCCATTacctaaaataacaattttgctTGTATCTTTGAAACTAATgataggaattttattttcatttcacctATACCTATGTTTAGATGGTCAAACTTTCCAATTCCAtcaattaagataaaataaataaattatattattttattttcaggtgcACATGTGGTGGTGGGAAACAGAATGCGGTGGCAGCTGTGTTTTGCATGTTTGTAGTTAGTTCCGTGCTTGTATTAACGAGGAAATTGAAAATGGCTAGTAAATTTCAATTGCTGGATCCACAGCATGATGCATAAAACTTCACTTACATTCAAAGAAGACAGATTGGACCAAATGTGCTTTGTCCAGAGTGACAACTCAGAGATTCTTGTGTGTCCTGCTGACAGCAAACGAAAAGATAAAAGGGCAGGGTATCAAACTTTTTctggaaacattttaaaattccatgaaattgGGAGGCTGCCCTTAGCACTAGACATTCAAAGACTTGACGAAGGACAGGCATGGCAGAAACTCTTCCCTAATTAATGAAGCAAAGTGGCTCGTGCTGCATTTATTCAGTTCCATGAGGCTTGAAAGTATCAAAAGGACAATGGAGGATGCAGATACTCCTTGCTCTTCAAGAAGTATACCAGACAAAGCTGGAAGAGAAGTAGATCAATGATCATGCTTCTTCTGTGATGAAAATAACCCCCTCAGACATTACATGATGCCTCGACTTTTGAGCTGGATAGCAGAGGTCAGACAATTATTGCACTCAAGTTGCAAGATGAAAGAATAATGGCAAAGAAGCGATCAAGGTGGTATGATTGCAATTGAGACCAAATACCATTTGCTGCTTGGTCGCTTTTTACAACAGAGCAAAAACATTAGATACCACAGATTCAAACGATGATGATgacagaagtgttttacagtgggagctttgcagaGCTGGTTTCCTACACATTGAAGAGACACAaccagaagcagaaatagctCCAGTAACTAAGCTTGCTTAATTAAGCAAAAATTACACAACGACTGCAACAGGTGAGTTGCAGAGCCCAGTGAAGTAAACAGCACTAAGATTTCAAGAAATAGAATTCTGGCGCAGTTTCCCTGATATGGTGGTGATCATGGAGAAGGTCGAGATGTTCTTTTAGCTCTCAACAAGATCTTGGACCAGCTCTAAAATCTGCATGAACAGGAATTATGACGAAGAGGCTCATACTTTTAAGGCAGCCAAGGTATCAGACGAGAAATGGTAGCCAGAAAATATATTCAACAGCTCCCTTACTGAGATGTCAGGAGTAAGTCGGTCTAAGAACTACTCTTACAAATATGATCTTGCATGGCCTGACGTTGAATCTCAGTCTGATGGTATGTCACAAGCATCAGGCATTGCTCAGCTACTGCTCTTTAACACTAGTGTTAAGCACCAAagcaataatgtaaatgaaacagCTTAGACAGAAACCCCACTTCCAATATTTGTTGGACTCACTGTTCGTACGAAGACCTGGGCGTGATCTAGTAGACATTTTGTTTCAACTTGgcattttcagttttcacatGACAAGTCATTGGATATCATTGCTGGAACAGGTAACCAAGTTTGCCAACACTATCTGGAAAGAATGTAGTTTGTCTATTAAACTGAAACATTGATTATTTACAACAGATGCACGGTCAACAATATTGATCATAATCCTAGCTCAGCACTACCACAAGTCTTTTCATGGAGCTGGACTATCTCTTCCAAAATATTTCTAGAGGAGATGTTAgctcaaaagaaactgaaaaactgGGTGTGTTTCCCACGGAAGTGTGTTGATCTGCCAGAGTCATACACAATGATCCCCGCTCTACAGTCTCGAGGAGAAAAGCTGCCAAGTTCAGCTAGTCTTATCTCTGTACGATCACTTAAATCAGTGAGATATCATACAGATTCCAGTATTGAAATGAGTAATCAAATTGTTATAACATATGAAAAAAGCTCCACTTATGACAAAGACAATTTTCGCTAAAACCTGTCAGGAGAAGAGAATGTAACCTGAACATAACCATGGTCATGTATACTATTTAGTATATGTAGATGCTATTTAGTGATATATAGGATGTGCAGAGATTCTTTGGTATCACTGTGtttgaatttatgtttgtttgCCAGCAAAAGCCAGTATATAGTATTAATGTAAGAGGGTAAAAAAGGGCCCATTTTGGTACCTCATATTGAGTACAAATGATGatcaatattgtttatatttataagtcaCAATGTAGTTTTGCagatttattaaaactttttttgatACCCATTTTTCGATGCATAATTTGCTGAAATATGATATGATCGCATTTTAAAGCTGTTGAATTTAGACTGTTTTTATATCATCCATCTATAGCCAGACCATAAAATATGGGTGaacacaattatgaaacttttatcTTCCTTAGTTCCCCAGATAtcgagaaaatttaaattttcggtAATGGCCAATTTTCAAATATAGCTTGCCACAGGGTTACGGGCAATTTTGAGAATGGGTCTATATCTGAGGcgttactatttatatttatctatctctatgcaaaatttcatgcttctatGCCAAAAGAAACAATTCTGATATTCTCCACATATCTACTGCACTATTAGGGTTAAAGGGTAGACAAAATTCTGGATAGTGGCTTTATGTGTCATAATGGGGTTCGGCTTTACAGGACAGTTTGTAAGGTGTATGGTTTGTGTaccaatataaattttcagtctTGGTGTACATGgcataaaagaataatataatgcTCTCGCGCAAAGTGTAAAGGTTCAAAATATCCTGCGTGGGGGGTGTAACGATAATATCAATAATGATATTACGAATAGTAATACAAGGTTTTGCGTTTATTTAAAAGCTTTGAATGATTTTTGGAATGTGACGTGCGAGAGTGAAAGTTTATGTTACCGTGGTTGACATTAAGATGGCGGTTGACATCTGTCAAAATTTACCAAATGACAGTTCTGACTGACGGATGAAAAGCGAAACCCAGCTGTCAAAGTAAAGGTTATCGAGACACTTGTTATGGAGACGGAGATGGGCAGACACAGAGGTTAACGTATGGAATAATTTCACACGTGTTTTATGCTAAAATTAATATTACGCTTTTACATAAaagatagaatatgaaaataagatgaacaaGCTAAAAGCTCATAGAACAAATAAAGTCCTTAAACAACGACTTGGTTACTGAGAGAGGTGGCCAGCTGAAGGCTGAGTAATGACCAACAAGGCGAGTTGCCAGATACGCTTTCCTAGCTAAGCGGTTATCGTAAGTTTTCGAAAGAGAATATGCGCACTTTCCCTTGAATGTTAACACTTAACACTGTTATCATTGCACTGCCTAGCTAATTCCTTTAATCACTAGAGACTTGTGGTCTCGTAATAGCATGCAATATGTGTGCATGTGGTAACGGTCACTCTCTCTCTTGCGAATGAATGaacttgtaagaggtgcaaaagaaacgagcagataaaagttactgctggtttattacagattcaggcagtttatatagcggcccgACTGGCCGAACCCttggaagacaatgacattgagcgtgacctaaGGTCAAAagcaattaacaataatattcggcGAACAAATTACAATTTACAATGCAAACAtatagaacttcaatatggatacagtcttgatgcctgcgaataaaaagaaacatacgatacatgatttatgacagttggacaaatacatataaagttgaaatggtagaaaatgaaATTAGTGAAGAAAGTGGGGAAGTCgcaagaaaacttgctcagcggagacttaattaatgacctTCAGCACTCGGCTGAAAGCcccgtcgatgtggtgacttacaaatactccccacaAAGTAGGACGTCCTGACTAATCTGTGTATCTGCTGGGATGCTGAAGGGTACCACGGCTTCTTGAAGAcaacggaggggtctcccgcgCATGAGGGTGCTGGGTTGCTGGTGCAGGCGGGCCCTTCCTGGGACGGCCGCGCGTCCGCCGTTTGCGGGGGGCTGGGCGTGGCGAAGGGCGGCTGGGCGGGGAAGGTGCTGCGGTGACGCTGGTGCTCTCTTCCAGGAAGGCGGCCTTTAAGCGGTCTactgaaacccagtcgttcctcccagggagtgccagcaggaacgccttgctgttccgctccagcacgcggaaggggcccctgtagggcctggtcagtggcgggcagaCGGCGTCGACTCtaacgaagacgtgggtggcggatgacagctctggtggtgtgaaggtggccgacctgcctGTGTCGTCGCGCTTGCAGGGGCAGAAGCTTGCGGTACGTCGCGGAGCACTCTGCGGTGATGAagtgtggcgatcttctgtcacaagttaaGCCCGGTACCACAAAGGGCTTCCGTAGTTTTTGGCTGGACGGGGTGCGTCAGCTCGAGGCCGGTTCTCAAGCGAGGAGGACCcggcagctgatgtttcagtCATCGGCGGTGCAGGCCATGAGGACGCtttcagggatctgtggaaccaTTCGACCAGGCTGTTGGCCGCCGGGTTGatcgccgtggtggtgtgatcgcgtggtccccagcagctaATTGGGGCGGACATCAATTGTGATGTGGTCAGGGCGCGGCGGCTAACCCAgcggaaagcagggcctcggcacacgcgcTGGTGGTAgcttcttgcataggtgtggcAGACCCGCAGCAGCCGAGCAGTCTACCACCGTCAGAGAGTATCTGGAcccacctgatgggggaaggggcccgacgacgtcgacgtgaatgtggccgaagcggcgctctggctgcgggaactcgcctaccccagaCTGCGTGTGATGCCCCAccttgctggcctggcactgcaggcactgtttcgcccaggacgtggcgtccttctgcaccccgtgccagacgaacttttttgagaaGCAATTTGGCCCGTAGTTCTGCGAGGATGTGAGCGTGAATTATATCGAATATCTGGCGGCTGAGGCTGGAACCAGGGACGGGGCTGGCGCATACTGATGTCACACAGGGGCCCGGGCCTCCCGGGGGGCGAGGTCACGTCCCGCCAGTTaaggatgtgatggcggtgcggtaggctggggtttctgggtcagcggcctgttctctggcgaggtcttggtagtttactccgagctgcactgcgttcaactcaactctggagagggcgtct is from Macrobrachium rosenbergii isolate ZJJX-2024 chromosome 10, ASM4041242v1, whole genome shotgun sequence and encodes:
- the LOC136842343 gene encoding uncharacterized protein; its protein translation is MSAPISCWGPRDHTTTAINPAANSLVEWFHRSLKASSWPAPPMTETSAAGSSSLENRPRADSAPRRTASFCPCKRDDTGRSATFTPPELSSATHVFVRVDAVCPPLTRPYRGPFRVLERNSKAFLLALPGRNDWVSVDRLKAAFLEESTSVTAAPSPPSRPSPRPAPRKRRTRGRPRKGPPAPATQHPHARETPPLSSRSRGTLQHPSRYTD